Sequence from the Helianthus annuus cultivar XRQ/B chromosome 13, HanXRQr2.0-SUNRISE, whole genome shotgun sequence genome:
tttcgtcctttatgtttgtagcgggttgcaatggatgacctttaactttaataattacagtcacaatcctttatttggaaaattCATTACACTTtacgtcctttagccctaaccatgttataattttcagttaaatatAACATGTCCAATGCATATgagggtagtttagtcattttaGGTTTAGTCATTTTAGAagtatctttaaaaataaaaaatatatattacagCTGTCAAGATAAAAAAATCTGGGCATCTGCTTTCTTCTTCACTTTTCTTACCCAAACCCTAAACACAATTCTCCTCACCCTCCTACAGCCACCCATCACCACCAACCTACACCACCCCAACAACATGCCCctaccaccacctccgccactgCAAACCCAACATCGCCGCCACTGCAATCCCTACACAACCGCTGCCGCTGCTATCCCTACACCACCCCTGCGGCTgcgccaccgccgccgccactgCAATCTCTACAACACAGTCGCCGCTGCAATCCCCTTCTCAATCAGCCATGGCTCTTTAACAATATACATATTGTGCTATTTTATTGCGGCAAAGCTACGTGCCCTAATATCAACAAAACCCCAATTTTACATCACCTTGAAATCCGATGACGAATTCAGATCAAAAAATTTTACATACAAATTCTTTTAAGATTTGTTTTCCTTGATCAGATAATAAACTTTTGTATGTTTCAGACACTCGTGAACTAATTGTTCATTCATTTATTGGGATTACATTTTTGGAtgtcctttttattattattattttttaataatttgttTGTGCCAATGAGGTTTTGATtcgtaatatattttttttttcaaacagaGAAATCATGGTTTTGTTGGATTTTGTTCATATGATTGGGATAACTACCTTTACTGTCTATACAAACTGTACATAATCTGGTTTTTGTTCATATGATTAATGGCATTCATTTAATTAGAGAGAGATACAGAttattgagagagagagagagagagagagagagagagagagagagagagagagagagaggggcttatgtatttagaattttttttgtttaattatcaaatgtattttaaataaatgagtaaaattaCTAACATACCCTCAAGTGCTAGGTACATGATCAGacttaactgaaaattataacatggttagggctaaaggacgtaAAGTGTAATGaattttccaaataaaggactgtgactgtaattattgaagttaaaggccaTCCATTGCAACCcactacaaacataaaggactaaaagtgtaatttatcctaaagatttattgttttattatttagtatataaaatttatttattcaaccccgtgtaatacacgggttataacctagtgtaCAACTATTTAAACAAAACTTACAACCATAGTATATAAATGGTGCAAGATGATATCAAAACGTTTTGAACACTTGATTAATGATGTGACAACAAGACGGAACTCTACTTACCATCTGTTGGAAATTGCCCAAGCTTATGAAAATATTCTGAGAAATATAATTTTCAAACCGACATTCAAAATGCAGATCTTGGTTGGTCGCCCACCACGATTAAATGACTTTTGAAGCATTAACAAAATTACACCGTTTCTTTTTAATTTAAACTAGTAAATTTCCCCCCGTGATGCGGCGTGTTCAAATGTAAAGTAACTCCGATTTGTACAATAAAGACCTGAATCGTTTCTGCACAAAAGTTACGTCAAAACGTATATAAACTGAagatgtacataaaaataagcacggaaACTTATTTGCAAAAGAAATTTACTTCGAACACCAACCTAAacttataccgacacgtacataaaaataagtaaaaaattatgttttttataagttaaaaatgGTATCGCGCGTTGACCCGACTTGTTGTAAAACAAAATTTATGCCAAAAAGTAGATCAACtgaaaacgtaaaaaaaaaaaaaaagaacagcAAAACAAAATATTATATAGAATAGAATACATGTAAAAAACAAACCTAAAAATTACTTTTGATCAAAAAAATGTAATGCAAACATATGGCTTCAACCAAGACCTCCTTCATTAATGCtttaaacatattaatgttgttTTACAGCTTGAGCTTACAAGACATGTCgttcaggggcggacctaccttaGGGGAAGGCTTGacgctccggcggtagtgtaaattttggaaaaatttgacttttttgaccttttttcgatttcgttaccgcttttttataaaacgttactgCTACGAATTTTCTAAATCCGCCACTGGTTAACTCCATATGTGGCCTACATGGTAAAGACTTGTCAAGGACCTACCTGTTTCCCAATACCAAAATTCTTAGCCACGGACTGTCCATGGGAGGGCGTCCATGGAGTTTACCTAATGGTCCGACTGCAAATTCTCTAACTACCATACATTTTACAACGGAGGGTATACTGTCATATACCAGCCATTACCTCATTATGCACAcgggggcaaaatgatcattttgaCAAAATGGACAAGCTCGAATCTGAGTTGGACTGCTTGTACATGACGAATGAGAATAATGCATGGGCAAAATGGTCAATTTACACATCAACTGTATGGTAACTGAACATGTAATTTTAACTTGCCTCTTTGTCGACTCAAGAGGCAACAAAGAAACCGATAACACCACCGCTTTTAACCAGCATAACAAGATACAAAACCTCTTTCTCTCTTCCACAAGTAAGAAAAAAGACCAAGTACAACTTACAAATCCGCAGTTAgttatgaaaacatgaaagtcCATATCAACGTTACATGTGGTGATGTTCCATGTATTCACTTAGTATCTATGTATCTTTCTCACACCTGACTGAGTGCACCTTAAGTTCACGATAGCGGTGAGCTTGGTGCTTTCTTCCACCTGAAAAAAAAGCGATCGATTAAGACCATGAACACCAGAAGCCAAAAactagaggtggcaaaatggacGGGTCGACATCCCGGGTTGGCCAACCCACAAGCACTTTTGTCCTTTTCTTTAATTTTCAAATAACTAATGTGTTAAATATCAGTACATAAACTATATTAGTGTGGTCAACTTTCAGCCTGTAAGATCCATTTCCATTTTAGATAAATCATTTAAAATTGCCCATACGAATTGTAAAAGAATACAACCCTAATCGGATCATTTATTCATAAACAGGTAAAACTTACGACTACCAAAGAAGATTACCATGGAGCCATCCATGATTCCCGTAGTCTTTGAATCAAACTGACTGTTTTGCCAGAATTTTGTAAGACTAACGCATCCATAGCAGCAGAAGACCCCATTTCAGTGACCGATTTAAGCGATTCCGAGAGCCGATTGAGCAAATTCATCAGTGCTATTACTTCATTCCGTTGCAACTGCAGCTGTGATCcagtaaaacaaaaacaaatatagATATCAGGCAGGACGAAGATTAAGACTTTAATTCATATAAATCAATAAGCATGTGATACTCACAGGCTGATCTCGGCCTTCTTGACCATCAACAGAGAACAGGATTTTTAGTGCAGTTCCGAGGCCAAGAACCTGAAGCTTTCCCCACAGACGACACTTTTCACACCCGACACAATCCATAAGGGCACTGCGACATTTACATGTTCCGGTTACATATAAGAACACTATAGCATCACAGTATATACAACAGAATATATTATATCAAATATCTTAAGTCGAAACATTAAGAATTTCAATCACTTCCTACTTCCTACTTCCTAGTTTTGCAACACAGTATGAAAAACTTTAATGTAGATTAAAACCACCTAGTCAacttagaatgttaaaatatagaTCTTTTGATGATGAGAAAAAAAGGTGGCAATTTCAACCTGCCTACTTACAAACTGGGTTGATTAGGGATATTATATTATTTTTCTCTAATGGGTCAAAAAACAGCTTTAAAAACGATTATGTAGAAACAGGTCAAATGGCTTGAAAGTCTCTCAAAATGTAATTTTAATGCATAAAGCCTCCGAAATTATTTTTCTCATTAGACCCAAGTATGGTTGAAATATTATAATGCCTTAAACCATATTTGACACGataattattttgaaaaataaaagcaAATTTGGAAAAAAGAGAAGTGTTTTGGGTCAACCCAGTTACCCAATTCAGCAGACCTACCAATTTTGCCACGCCAAAAGCCCGCAAAATGTGGGCATATTTTTGGACTAGAGGATATATAACATAGAGGTTAAGAGTGAAACCTGATGTTTCTAAACTGCTTCTGGGTCTGTTGCTTCAGTTCTGGTCCACTTTGGCCTTGCCACAATTTAGCCTCATCAAAGGGAAGAGGACATGCAGCTTGTAACTTGGGATTGTGAACTAGTTGCCGGATCAAGGAATGGGCTTTCAGATCCTCCAAATGATTACCAGAGTCATACTCAGCCTGCTCCAAGTAAGTGGCTGCCTGCAATTATACAAGAAACTCAAAACATCAAATGGGAGGAAATTCTAGTGGAAGAAACTTAGATGAAATTTTTCCTAAGAGTGCTCACCTTTGTCACAGCTCTGAGAACAAAGAGAAAAGTGAAGTACAGGTTTTGAACACGCTCAGGATGTTTTAAGACACGATCATACATCAGCTGAAGATTTGCACCCCACTGAATTGCAGCCAGCAGATAATCAGTTTTCCTAAGTTATTCTACATATAGATCTATATGCAGGAAGATAAAATGTAGTCTTACAGGTCACAAACCTGATTGGTATTTTCATTAATGAGATAATCAGTAGCTATGTGGACAGAAATTGAGGAATGAAGACCAGATATTAACTTGTATAGCACTTTCTTCTCTTGGCAACTTTCTCCAGATGAATCTGCACACAAAAGTTGATTTCAAGGAATTATTTTACTTAAATGAACTTTTCAAGAAATAGACATACAGCCATACAGGTGTACTACAATTTCATACTTATTAGTAAAGAAGCTTATCACATAAATGTGACTAGGAATCATGTTCTGGATATGAAGGGGTAACTTGGTTACACGACTGACTTACATTTTGCAGCACTTAAATGAAACCAAAAAGTGGTAATATTAGTCACATAGAAATAGTAGACTTTACATTTTGGACAATTTTCTGAATATATAGCATCCCATATTCTTCTGGCTGATGGCCCTGTGTATCCTGTGTAGCGTTCGGGATTCAATTGCAAATTTACGTATGTCATTTCACCTGCAAATTACAGAATTTCAATCAATATCAAAAAGTTCTCAATAGCAACAAAAGGCAGAACTACCAAGCAACGTAGGGAATGACCATTATCAGTTTCGTCATCCTTTGTCCATGGATTATCTACTACTGCCCAGCCTCTAAACGCTTTAGCATCCAGAGTACGATCAACAGCAGCCTCTGGCTTTCCCTCTTGACATATAAGATCTTCTTTTGGAAGACCATGCGGCCTCTTGAAAGGTTCTGGGAATTCATTTTCGGGACATTCACATACACTGCAATCACGCAGTCGACACATGCCATCATCAGGCCAAAAGGGACAATCGCACCATAGCTTAACCTGTCATAATTTAATCAATGTTAAGGTCAAAAGAAACAAGAATAAAAGGAGGCCACGTATATTGGGAATAAACTCAAAAACCAAAAATGTTCCATCTCATTCATGTAGCCTTCCCCCACTATATCTTATGGGGTGGGTGAATTAATAAAACCACATTTAGGACAATTGCATCATTCGTATTTAAGTCCCAAAATAATCCACCATCTCATTCCTCTACCTTGCCCCACTTTATCTTATGGAAACATCTTCCACATCTATTCTCATCGTATGAAATCATCTTTAATGACAAAAGAAGTATCTCATGTATAAGAGAATATTAATTCACCCACCAATTATGTTACATTTTCTAGTATGTGCTTTCTTATATTAAAACTGAAGAGCATGCTCCTTATAAACACTTGCCATTACTATCAAGTATCAACTAGAGACCGTATAAGTAGCATGGGACTAGATCATTCATTTACACTTAAGAAACATGGGAATGCATCATGTATGCTCCTTGCAAGATACACAAAGCTATAGCTAGATTGGGGCTTAATGGAAGGTCATCGACGAGCTGACCTAGTCCTACCGGTGTGTTATGGCTGGTTTTTGTTACATAACTTATGAGGACTTGCTTCGTTTCAAGACACCACACTTACTCCCCTTTTCTTCCAACATATGCCTCAAATAAAACAATTCAGATACAAAAAGATTACATTTGTGCAACTACAAAATTGACCATgtagaaagagaaagaaaaaccaAGCATGTTAGGAGCATTGTTTTTTGTTCTCATTGGGAATTTGGTGTGATTAGCCTTAGTTGATATGTTACCAATGGGGTTCAACTTTTTTACAATGGAGCTGAATCTCAAACATAAGCTTGGAAAGCTCTCCTTCCATATGCTGAAGACAATCCAAAATCATTTGAAATTTTCCTATACAAATTTATAAAGTATAGACTACTTTCTGACTTTTAGCATCAGCATCAGTTAAGCCAACCATTCAAGCTTCAGAACTAAGTTTAATATGTGTTGTTTAATATTCACTGAATAAATATAAAATCAGATTTGTATTAAATTCAGCGTGCCATAAAAAATGATGATATAGCATAGCCACACATGAGCTTTATTTTAAGAACACTTATTTGATTAAAAATATTGAACACAATAGCATATACCAATTCAAAGAATACCTTGAAGTATCTGAAGAAAGGAGTTTTAACCAGTTCCTGTAACAATGGATGTAAAACTGCTTCATTAACACTATCAACTGTCTCATAATCACAACAACAATCCTCAACAATTCCTGTATATTTATGCGAACCCTGCTCAATCAAACA
This genomic interval carries:
- the LOC110897522 gene encoding endoplasmic reticulum oxidoreductin-1 isoform X1, with translation MVEVEIKSRKHANGGDKKTNNNRIWRWTVVGALIAVLLATSLSPWRYSRKFSFIRSPCRCSEGSHKYTGIVEDCCCDYETVDSVNEAVLHPLLQELVKTPFFRYFKVKLWCDCPFWPDDGMCRLRDCSVCECPENEFPEPFKRPHGLPKEDLICQEGKPEAAVDRTLDAKAFRGWAVVDNPWTKDDETDNGEMTYVNLQLNPERYTGYTGPSARRIWDAIYSENCPKYSSGESCQEKKVLYKLISGLHSSISVHIATDYLINENTNQWGANLQLMYDRVLKHPERVQNLYFTFLFVLRAVTKAATYLEQAEYDSGNHLEDLKAHSLIRQLVHNPKLQAACPLPFDEAKLWQGQSGPELKQQTQKQFRNISALMDCVGCEKCRLWGKLQVLGLGTALKILFSVDGQEGRDQPLQLQRNEVIALMNLLNRLSESLKSVTEMGSSAAMDALVLQNSGKTVSLIQRLRESWMAPWWKKAPSSPLS
- the LOC110897522 gene encoding endoplasmic reticulum oxidoreductin-1 isoform X2, which translates into the protein MVEVEIKSRKHANGGDKKTNNNRIWRWTVVGALIAVLLATSLSPWRYSRKFSFIRSPCRCSEGSHKYTGIVEDCCCDYETVDSVNEAVLHPLLQELVKTPFFRYFKVKLWCDCPFWPDDGMCRLRDCSVCECPENEFPEPFKRPHGLPKEDLICQEGKPEAAVDRTLDAKAFRGWAVVDNPWTKDDETDNGEMTYVNLQLNPERYTGYTGPSARRIWDAIYSENCPKYSSGESCQEKKVLYKLISGLHSSISVHIATDYLINENTNQWGANLQLMYDRVLKHPERVQNLYFTFLFVLRAVTKAATYLEQAEYDSGNHLEDLKAHSLIRQLVHNPKLQAACPLPFDEAKLWQGQSGPELKQQTQKQFRNISALMDCVGCEKCRLWGKLQVLGLGTALKILFSVDGQEGRDQPLQLQRNEVIALMNLLNRLSESLKSVTEMGSSAAMDALVLQNSGKTVSLIQRLRESWMAPW